The stretch of DNA GGTATTAATCCTCTACAAGAGGGGTTGCAACATTTGTACCTGCAGAGGTCTCACTTTATTGAATCTATCAACATTTTGCACCACAATAGAGCAGAAACCATCCTTGTCTGGGCATGTCCTCTCTTATAGAGGATAAATACTTCGGCCCTCTtcctagagctgtcctatctaaagCGGGGTACACACATAAAGACAATCGAGCTGTTTTTGTCCTGATTTTTCCCATTCTAACCAAATGCCCAAATATCTAATGTCTAACAAGTTTGTATTGTGGTTTGAGGTGTGTTAAGACTTAATTTGTCCAGATAATTAGCTTGAAAACGGGTGAGGGTCCACAAACCATCGTAACCAAAACCCTCCATGTTTGTGAGGAACGCCGACGGCACCTGAGTTAGTGCTGCACGAATTGTGGCGCAGTACAGAAAATACCCaattaaaaaactttttaaaaaaccaTTGCGGCTACTTTGAGTACATACCCACCTCCAGCTCACAGAGTAGATCATAAAGTCTGTGTTTGTGACGTCTTCATGACTTTTTCAGGTTTGGAATTTTTCCcttaaaaaatagtcctaaaatcACCATCATTCCCTCTCGCATGTCCTCTTTGATATCGTCTGTTTTTCCATCCATTGCTACGGAGATTCCTTGCTATGGCTCTTCTTCTTCAATTTTGTTAGATCACTTGGGGTGGGCGATACTGTGAATTTAGGTATTGTTTCAATACTATATAGATATGAGGCCAGTATCATAACAAAATTAGCAATGTAAcaaaaatatgaattttaaaatgtaaacaaagccaCTAGAATAACTAACAagcagatatatattttttttaattacatcagTAGTCATTAGTGCAGGGAGGGGAGGTGCAAAGTGTGCCTGAGTGAGCAACAGAGCCAGAGAGAGATGTGCTGGTTGCATTGACCGACTAGAAAAGATGTGAGGAAAATCAGGTAATTTGCTGGATGTAAAGGAGACAATCTACAACAAAagtattgatccgatacaataTCCATGTTGGTATCAATACTATCGATAGATGAATATGCTCACGTCTCTACATAAACTCAAGATTTGGGGCTTGGATGACTTGAATCTGGCTCGGCGATGGTGTCTGCGGTGTTGATATCATAGCACACTACACACAGAAACATCCAAACtgctattttttatctttatgtGTGGGGTTCGTTGCAAATAAAAATCTCTTGAAGATTTAGAAAATCTTTATGTGTGTACAAGCCTTAAGTCTGTGAGCATTAAAAAAACGTCTTCTAGAACAATCTGCTCTTGTACTAACCTGTTTCTTTAACTCTTCCACTCTTTTCCTCAGCAGACTGTTTTCCTCCACCAGGAAACTGTACTCCAGAGGGCGTGTGGGCAAGGCGGCCTGGACACCAAGCTCATAGTGGCCACCTATGCTCCCGTCGGCCAGACGCAGCCCCTCCAACCTCCGTCTCTTTATCTGGAAAGCGGCGTGGTCCAGCGAGCCCTCCAGGGAGCCGGGATCAAACAGCCCGCTCTCGAGTAAGGGGTCGTACACTGTCAGGGAGTTCCTGTCGTACCGTCTCTGTCCTGAAGGGCCTATTGACAGGCAGCCGCTCATTGCCCCCGCGCCGACACTTCCCACTCCTGAGAGGCTCGGATCTCTGCACCCGCCCATACTAGGACAACTCATCCCAATCATGTTATTTCCAACTCCTGCTCCAACAAGTCCTGGAATCCCCCCACATGTTCCTACTACTCCGCCACCAATAGCACTACCAGCATTCACCATTCCACCAGTACTAGGTCCAATCCCACCAGCCCCGCCAACTCTGGAAGGTTCATATTCATAGTCTTTTTGGACGTGGCGAAATTTACATTTATTTCCTCGCTGGCATTCCCCCTTCAGGTAGTCTCTGCAGATTGGGACCTCCCCTCTGCTATGAGGAAGATCCATAGGCGAGAGGCCAAGCCGTGCTGCAACTTTTCCTCTCAGTCTGAGGGGCAACTCACCGGTTTTCTTATAGTAGTCCTCATCCTCTTTGGATCCATGCACGAAGCGACAGTTGGAGCGCAAGCACTCTTTATTCTGATGATCATGGCAGAAGATGAACTCGTTCTTTTGCACTCCCAAGTCGGGTACTTCGTTAAAGTCGGGATGCTTGAAGCGACAACGCTTCCCTCTCTTGCAGACATTGCGAATAAAATCCCTGCAGACGCCGTCAAGCGGCGGCCCAGCGCCTTGGACCCCGCCACACCCGTTTACGCAACCGTTGCCGAGTGCCCCGCCTCCCCCCATGCTTCCAGAGCCAGACAGGTTGCCACCGGCGCCCCCTCCAGAACCTCCTCTGCCCTCTGCAGTGCAACCAGATCCCGCTCCTCCTTCCTCGCTCAGATTACCACCACTTCCACTACCGCCTGACAGGTAGGAGCCGTCCCGATCAGGCATGGCGCGCGGCCCAGCTCGGGGAGAAAAAAGCACTCATGTGTGTAAGGATGGTTGCTGTATCCCGGTGACTTTTTGCATGCGCAGAGTTGCGACATAGGGGTTGCTTTTTCCTCCTGAATCCAGCCTTCCTCCGCCAGGGGCTGCAAAAGAAAGCACACATGGGATTTTCTTAGGGAGGAATACACAGTtcaaaaaatccatccattttctaccgcctgtcccttttagggtcacggggggtgctggagcttatcccagcatccatccatccatccatccatctatttactTACACTAAAATTATACATAACACTGCTATAAATTCCATGCATGAATCATGTTTTGCTGCTCTCTACGCTCCCCTGACATAAGGAACACTTGTGTTAAGTTTATTGCTGCTAGGCTGTTTTTGTCACATTGTTTTGAACTGCTGCATTTGGGcaaaaggcgaggtacaccctggacaatcgccacctcatcgcagggccaacagcaCACCTAAATTggtcctaatgtgtgaatgtgagtgtgaatgttgtctgtctatctgtgttggccctgcgatgagggggcgacttgtccagggtgtaccccgccttccgcccgattatagctgagataggctccagcgccccccgcaacctcgaagggaataagcggttcaaaatggatggatggatgttttgaactgctgcatttgggcggaaggcgaggtacaccctggacaagtcgccacctcatcgcagggccaacagcaCACCTAAATTGGTCCTaatgtgggaatgtgagtgtgagtgttgtctgtctctgtgttggccctgcaatgaggtggcgacttgtccagggtgtacgccgccttccgcccgtgtgcagcagTTCAAAACAATGTGACAAAAACAGCCCAGCAGCAATAAACATAACACAAGTGTTCCTTAAGTCAGGGGAGAGTAGAGAGCAGCAAAACATGATTCATGCATGTAATTTATAGCAGTGTTACGTGTAATTGTAGTGAAAGTAAGTCGTGCTCGCAAAACTATGCTATTTCGAGTTGGCTAGCAGGCTACATGCTAGTTCTAGCTTACCACAGAGAGGGTAGAGCGAGAAACCAACAATTGCTCTTCTGCGTTCAAACGCCACGCTATAATAAAAGCAATTTCACTTTTCACACAGACCTCCTCTTTAATGAAGCGCTCCAGTGTGTTTCCGTAATTCCTCAAGAGCCTCGAtgactttttaaacacatattgCTGGAGGTTTCCTTTACTACCAACGAAGAAGAATTATTTTCCTTTGTTGTTATTTCCGGTGCGCTTCTCTGACCCCTAGCGGTGGGAAGTTGCTTGAATATAAATACGCTTATGTGTTATAACCTGTGGTGGCTTAACTTATTAGCTACTCAAATCAAAATCATGACATAATAACTTTATACATCCACGACAACTTCCGatttttgtctttgttttacttcggcccaaattagaacaaacacattctgaaaagtcAGTGGtatgccatcagggccagcaaggccttctctgctggcctaacataaccagaaatcatgatcataattaaggataaaagtaatttttaattggctttacctaaatatctaaaagtattcatattctcttcatgtcatactatgttccttccagcgctgttgtttttaggttgattgtaaataattcattaattaatacaaaaagaggggatccaacagagttctctatttgtgctttttaatattgcattaactagaatgacttacaaattactgtacaccagggagtactgtaattacctaacgttacattattttccataacaatttagccccctccacaatattaacccaaagttaaaacagaactagctatttattgattaggaattgccgaatcatgtaacattagcttaatgctaaaggttactatcacattctgtaacagacaaataatttcatgtaggctaacgttacctacctgctacctctgtctttttctcgtttctcctcctcttcttttctcttttttcttccctgggcacctgacagttttggccgttttgacatcttgtgttgatttttttatgtggtgacgtccaaaaagagtcatgatacgggaagggagggtgCGCACCGTGCGAGGGAAGGGGGGTGCATAATGttgcaacaaataatatttctaatgaataggctttactttgcattttaattaacgtgggattattttatgtatttagaaataatagtactaacttttttatttttttcctccaacatttgtggcactggcgtggcgccccctgttggacgccgcccttagcatttgcctatacggcctatgccacgggccggccctgtgccacagtagtgaagagcatgcagtcgtcccgtttaggttgttgaatgtagacatgcagcgggatgtttttgatgagcacgctgtgtagtaaactttaagaactcagccaacacgcctcgtctgcatcttttatgattagacaagacaacacatagatttgcaaggccattttcaagaaggatatttaaaagagaaactacatcttgtgagacgatgtcggccaacccgggaagctagctcagctgtcccggcgatgaaatgtgagttcatatttttaatttctttattttttcacgtttaatatgtttttttcaattttaattttgacagtaccacatgagatatgttttaattgataatgtgggtttattgatttttaaatgcgccagaaaataacacgTTTTGTACAAttcccagtagggcgtaaatgtgttcctgtatagtatttcttcagcaatggtcatgtggtgacatgaatgatggtattttgagaggtaatcattgaagtcggacatcaccgaaggcctaggtgggaatccCCTAGCCCGCCACTGTGAAAATGTACATGTCACagataatcctcttgacaaaacacttcaggttcgttgaaaattctgaggaaaaaattggcgcagtttcaaaaacaccatgaagaacgcaatgaacttagacttaatctcagtgtatctacaaagtaaTTACACTTGAAGTCACAACCcactaggattgaacaaaaaacaaaataaagcataaacAAAGAcacttctatgtatcaactaccttatttgtcactttctttacatttgcacttTTCACAgggtctcatgcagcattttaagtggggttaccaattgtttattttattcctgtttgttttacattgGGTCGAGATGAAGGAGttgcagccccgctttaccgtgtacctcttgcttggtatacttgctataTTTGCTTAcccaacagaattgctattgcgacatccagtgaacacatttagaacagcagtttctttcaattAGAAATGCAACTCACAgaccggattgaacctgttcatGTTTGGCATCCCTGTGCTATACCTTCTCTTGGAGTTGTCTTGTCTAAACGACTTGACGGGCACAGTCTTTGAATGTTTGTAAAGACTAAATAAATAGAAGCAAGTTTGGAGTACTAACAAAAGACATGGCAGCCTTGCCTTTTTCTtatcctgctgctgctgctttttCTCCTCTTATCTCGAACACTAACCACCAAAAGTTACAACGAACCACACAACGTGGAGACGACAGGGAGTGTAAGGCAGATAAAAACGACTTTCCGCCAACTCGCCGTGAAGCACCACCCTCATAAAAACCGAAACTGTGATGCAGGGCCGACATTCAAGGAGATTGTCAAAGGTAAACACCTTATGAAGATGCaccttggcaacactaaaattgaccCTAGTTACTagttagtgtgtgtgtgggtgtgtgtgcgtgtgtgtgtgtgtgtttgtatttctacccttcttgagtcatcaaaaaggaaaagtaccttccatatgaggactggtgaacaagttaggaccgaagtcaTGGTccaaatacggaaaaccattgcatctaatagagaatgtctcatttgcacccctggtggtgaaacctatcaaaattagggtggtcccaaaaaggaggggtttttgaaattgaaatgcgccccctttggccaaaatgaatacaaaaataaatacatctgtatatagagacatactgtaataacttgaagtaaataataaagattaaaaactaattacaaaaaaacaacaacttaaagcttaccttttttatatttgcatagtttgtatatattattaatgttgtacatacaaatctttatatgtctagaaagggtggtcctaaagaggtaggcaattttcggaggtctcaagaaggtaagaaatacaagaaagtgtgtgtgtgtgtgtgcgtgtgtgtgtgtgtctgggtgtgtgtgtgtgggtgaatgccatccatccatccattttctaccgcttgtccctttcagggtagcggggggtgctgtagcccagtggtccccaacctttttgtaactgcggaccggtcaacgcttgaaaatctgTCCCACGGAtcggggggtatggtatttttacACAAATTTTTTTGGTcacaaagaaatacaatcatgtgtgcttacggactgtatccctgcagactgtattgatctatattgatatataatgtaggaaccagaaatattaataacagaaagaaaaaacccttttgtgcgaatgagtgtgagtgagtgtaaatgggggagggaggttttttgggttggtgcactaattgtaagtgtatcttgtgttttatgttgatttaataaataaataaataaataattatatatatatatatatatatatatatatatatatatatatatatatatatatatatatatatatatatatatatatatattttttttttccgaactaacaaaggtcttaactcattctctttctatgccacgtcaatgtggaatgcgctcccaacaggtataaaagaaagggcatctctatcttccttcaaaaccgcaataaaagttcacctccaggcagctacaaccctaaactaacaccctccccggattgctaataatcaaatgtaaacaatcaaatgcagatattttttcttatgccttctgatctctctctctctctctctctctctctctctctctctctctctctctctctctctctctctctctctctctctctctctctctctctctctctctttctctctctctctctctctctatgtccactacttgctgtccatatcctaccccccccctccacacccctgattgtaaataatgtaaataattcaatgtgattatcttgtgtgatgactgtattatgatgatagtatatatctgatagtatatatctgtatcatgaatcaatttaagtggaccccaacttaaacgtgttgaaaaacttattcgggtgttaccatttagtggccaattgtacggaatatgtacttcactgtgcaaacctactaataaaagtctcaatcaatcaatcaataaaaaaaaacccaaatagCGGCATTATCGATATTGGTATCAGTATTGGATCAATTCAAGCACGAGGAGATCGATATATTTCATGTTGTGTTTTTATTGAGTGGAACTTGGTAATTTTGTTTACAAACACAGAAGAGCTCAAAGAACTTGAATTAATATGGTTTTGCATATGTTTAGTTCAGTTATTTTATTGACTTTATTCTCCTCCATCAACTATATTTAATGGAAGTAAGAAGCGGTGAAAGTGTATGTTTTTGTTGATAATGTTACATTAGCTTATATTATTGTAATTTTCAGCGACGCATTAGTCATCCACATCACAGAAATAAATAATTTATCATTTGTTGTTTAGAAACTACCATAAGTGCTGCTCATTGAGTATCACTGATCCCAGCGTGTTTACTCTAATTGATAGGACCTAATTCTGtcatatgattattttttttaaatcagattaatcaccctttaattaatcacaatttggattaataatgattaatcacagattattacTTGCTGCCTAATtttaatcaacttaaaaaaaaggagcccaatattttgacacagatGCAATTGCCTGTGTTTGCCTTATGGTGAGTCCACACCTGGTATGTTGTTCTCAAAATACACtttgttgattaaaaaaatgtttgtaggcatctaatgaattttttttttctttaatgggTAGGTATTTACGTAGGTATTAGTATGaggaccccataagggacaagcggtagaaaatggatggatgggtagttATACTATGGGTCTACAGTAGTACCTCGTCTTACGAGCTTAATTTGTTCTCTGACAAacatcttaactcaaaacacttgtatctcaaatcaattaATTTAATTAGGATTAATTAAATCCATGCTTGTCCCCCCAAAACAGAACCCCTTACATGTAAGATGCCTTAAAAAAagaacttttagataataaatattgtataaaaacattaGAATGGTATGTACTGCAAACAACTACAGCAGTTTTTTAattaagtaatgtaataataatgtacaacattcACCTTGGAAAGCGAATTTCAAGGGTAATTCCTTCCAGcttcttctccgtcaaacacaccatcagccgcATTTCCATATTCTCATGTATTAAAAAGGTCTACCGTTTAAATATTGTTTTAgcgtccttggctggcgttagactcctTCTGCTTCAGTGTGGTGCAGACCAGCAGTGATACCCTCaaattgctttgccaagttggcAACATGCTCGATcctgttattattcattacttaAATTCAATGAACATCATCTGAttattcttctcagcactgtccttcacacccacattgttccttcttatgtttggaaaacaaagttatgtcgatctcttgctataagctaatgctaacgaatAAGACTATGTGTTTTagtcggatcttacggggttcactgtgacattcactACGCCAACAaatgggatgcttgtaactcagatGTTTGCCGCAACTTAAAGCATACCAATTAAAGACAGCTCTTtgctcaaaacactcttaatttGGAACACTCTTATGTTGAGGTTATCTTCATGGGGACACATGCATTTTGATGCATTTGTGGCGTAAACCAGTTTGATCACTTCATATGAAAAAGTAGTAGTaataagttcagttcagttcagtttcagtttaattcgaacatgcatacatccatccatccatccatttctaccgcttgtccctttttggggtcgcggggggtgctggagcctatctcagcttcttttgggctgaaggcggggtacaccctggacaagtcgccacctcatcgcaaggccaacacagatagacagacaacattcagattcacactcacattcacacactagggccaatttagtattgccaatcaacctatccccaggtgcatgtttttggaggtgggaggaagccggagtacccggagggaacccacgcggtcacggggagaacatgcaaactccacacagaaagatcccgagcccgggattgaactcagcactgctcaggaccttcgtattgtgaggcacatgcactaacccctggtacaccgtgctgcccaaaaTGCATACAATACAAAGTAATTCAtcgcatatttccagttgtttcattacagcacgtccgaaaaggagtaggaagaagctgagtttatttaatcctaccccttttcataccatagcaattttgtcttatatccttgttctctgtaacataactgtgaacaaataaataataaacaaataatataccatagtaagtaaacaaatattaaatacataaataatctttgtctcaataaaaaaataagggttcaagatgttcatcatgtagtttgaacagtcttttAAACTGAATCCTATTggtactttgtttgatttctttttcAAACAGTGGGGCGGGCCCCCCTGGGGGTAGGGGGGCACGGTGCAATGTCAGGGGGGGCGCGTAACcttggggaacatgctttttttgctgtaccagaatatgatgagcgTATGTCGCACtaggcttcactgtaaccacggtgggggaCGAGGAAAAGACTGGTGTGTTGTTTACTTTATTTttgataagcttacaatgttatgca from Entelurus aequoreus isolate RoL-2023_Sb linkage group LG01, RoL_Eaeq_v1.1, whole genome shotgun sequence encodes:
- the zc3h10 gene encoding zinc finger CCCH domain-containing protein 10 codes for the protein MPDRDGSYLSGGSGSGGNLSEEGGAGSGCTAEGRGGSGGGAGGNLSGSGSMGGGGALGNGCVNGCGGVQGAGPPLDGVCRDFIRNVCKRGKRCRFKHPDFNEVPDLGVQKNEFIFCHDHQNKECLRSNCRFVHGSKEDEDYYKKTGELPLRLRGKVAARLGLSPMDLPHSRGEVPICRDYLKGECQRGNKCKFRHVQKDYEYEPSRVGGAGGIGPSTGGMVNAGSAIGGGVVGTCGGIPGLVGAGVGNNMIGMSCPSMGGCRDPSLSGVGSVGAGAMSGCLSIGPSGQRRYDRNSLTVYDPLLESGLFDPGSLEGSLDHAAFQIKRRRLEGLRLADGSIGGHYELGVQAALPTRPLEYSFLVEENSLLRKRVEELKKQVSNLAATNEVLLEQNAQFRSQTKVMTLSSTPAPTEQTMAAPVGGVSSYNHSIAQTHTTLSSTGLQPRPVTQQDLVAPTGAPAAPPTNAAPPTAPPPHLNPEITPLSAALVQTIAQGMAPPVSMAPVTVSVAPVAVSMTQPMPGITMSHATTQMVSYPIASQSMRITTLPH